Within Bactrocera oleae isolate idBacOlea1 chromosome 6, idBacOlea1, whole genome shotgun sequence, the genomic segment attaatttttgacattgctcagttatacttgagaatttattttcaaacaattttataaatatataaatataaacatatgtataaacggaataaagtcagccggacatttcaaaaccgcaaatatcagttatatgagggttaaggcaagttttcgcccgattttatccattttaggcacaaagttaTACTGTTTTCTCAATTTCCTTAAAATAACTGACACATTAACCAATATATGTGGTACAAAGtgaactggaagttcgaaaatttttatattagatatatgagtgctaagggaagtattgatccgctTCAACGCATTTCTAACACAAgagtttattattataaaaaaaaaaaacattttttcgaaaaatcggtggatgatatagcttgaatagtttgggagatatatacattacggacggacagacaaacagccactcggatttcaactcgtctcatcatactgatcatttacatatacataaccatatatctaactcgattatttttaggtgatacaaacaaccgttaggtgaaaaaaactattctactctgtggcaacatgttgcaagagtataagaaTTGTAGTTCTTGCTTTGCTTGGTGATAAACACACATAGAGATTTTTGATTTTGACATTCACatacttttttcaaaacaatactTTCGGCATTCGTCTGCCAGTTCTGGTTTACTAATAAATTGGTGGTCTCTCAGGCGTGGCGATAGCATTTTTGGCGCCAAACCGCCcacagaaaaatatgaaaattttgaaaattaagtaataaagcAATATTATATGGAACTGTGAGGAAAATTGGTTTAACAAAATACCGAAAGGTAATTAATGGATTATTTCGGAAACTTGAGTAAATTCAATAGAGCTTTAATGGTTATATCCAGGTATACGAGTAAATAAGGGGCACAACAAAAGCgcaattttcagaaaaataatatttttttttcaatatttcgttaagatatacataatacctttaaaaatgccatactaaaattttaaatgaatatttcaaatacttttgTCTTGCAGGCTTTTATAGTGTAGCTGGTCAGTTCAATCAGGCaggccaaaaacgaccaaaattttgtgtaaattcaacttttttaaaatgcCGCTATTTTGCCATTTTTTGATTCTTTTCAATCCAGGCAATATCTTTTAGTAGAGacttttttttaggtttcaaccaGTCAACTCAACCAGAAAAAGTCCGGAAGCAGTGCAGTAGTATAGAACCTTTGGTTTTTTAGCGCCGTCGAGGATTGCGTGTTgttcgaaaaaatgttaatgtttttctacaaaaatgtttttgttttcagaaTTACGATTTGAGAGCATATTTCTAAATCTTGCGTGCTTTCAACGAGAAATATGCCTTTCAACGGCTAGTAGATGCCGTCATAAAAGACCAAATCTGACAACAGCACCATCTAGGGTATGTGCTAGATGTGTTAGTTTAGCTTTGAAAAGTTCTATTTTGGAACAGTGCAAATTAGttatcacaaataaaaaacaatgttaTGTTTTCAAAGTATGTAGAACATGgcaattttattgatattttatcctgaacagggtataataagtttgccacgatgtttgtaacaccaagaagaaaacgtcagagtcccaattaataattttaataagacaatataaattttttaaataaattaggaAAATTATATACTGAAAAGTCATTTCTAATTATAAGACCACCACTGTATGCCCTTCTCTCTATCTGTATCTATACGCGTACTACGACtactaagtttttgagatattaatatgaaattttgcacatgtttttTTCTACCCAAGAAGTTGCTTATTTATCGGAATCGCATATAGCATATTATTGCTATACTTtttggccgatcaaaatcaagccaattttttatacacttttacgcacgtgtgtagggtattatagcttcagtgcagccgttttttcttgttcttttcTGAGCTAACCATAatctatttttcttttatttttggtatgcTTGGTTTTCATTTTAActatcatatttattataatattgggGCACAATCGGAGTAGCATGAAAAACTTTAGAAATTATTATCTTCTTACTCTAAAATGGCATAGGTATTTGAAATAACCTATATTGTATGGATTTTCTTATAATAATCTGTGAATCACTTTGAAGAAATACATTTAAGATTAACGTCGTAGCCGAGAGAATTCACATTTGTTTTGACTTTTATCCAACACAAATTTTCgatataaaaacttaaaaaataacctAACGAACCGAATTTTTGAAGCCAAGTTGAACCCGAAATATCCAAAAATTGCCGGAAAAGCTCGACCAAACGCTTGAGATAAGGTATGACAGGCACTCACCAAACAATGCGACTTTCGTTttcacaacaacacaaaacaaaattacaagagGTCATAATACAATATCAACCCGTTCCAACACAAAAGTtggtatttaaactttttttatgtttttataacaGTTTTACAACGCGAAATCGACTTTCGTTTAATTAGTATTGCATAATTTTGCCCGAGTTATtgccataaacattagcgcaaGTGTATACAATGTACGAGTAAagaagtttgtatgtatgtacatatgtacgtacctGATTTAAATATCGCACATACGGACTGTGTtggttttcaataatttttggcgTTTCTGGTATGCGATTGAAAACTCGTTCGCATGGCtaaatcacacacatacacacgcagccggcatttttttaatttgcatacgTTTTTTCTACACACACGTTGATTTTGCTTATTcactttgttttttattttttttttgtttgtatacgttttgttttttaagccgTTTGCACTGGGCCTTTTATCTCTTTATTCGCACACCTTTCgtggtttttttaaattaactgcCAATTCTTGGAAATGTGAGACACAACGACCAGAAACTGAATGGTGAGGACAAAGTGGACCGGACAAACTTTGATTTTTGCTCATGTGTTTTTCAcctttgtattatattttaatttttaggattcttgatttttggtttatttggttactgttttttttacttttttttccattaccttttttttagtttatttttttttgctagtattttctttaattttttttttagtttttattttttattaacttgtgATCTTCGCGTCGTTTGACTTTTTTGACTGTTTTGACAAATTACCTTCAACCACAATTGCTGCAGCTACCGatttttgtttatactgtttAAAACACAACACTGATCTTATGAATGAAACCggaaattatacttttttttattattcaaagaaCCAAATCTTTTTTAGTGTTTAGTTATCTACTAAAGACTCTTGCACGACGGGCGTTAAAAAATGCCAAACGTGCCCACAAACCAGCAGCGGCTGTTCTAGTATGGCGTCTTCACTTTCGTTCTTTAACTAGAACCGGAACGCCAACAACACGACTGTCGACTAACCACTCTGTTTGTGCTTGCAACGCGTCAAGAACTTGCAGCACTTGCAACTAGATTTAGTACAAAACGCACAGAACACAGAACAAAGCAAGTACTAAAGCGCGCACaccaacacaaacacaaacacacacttgtttatatttatatatttagcaCAAAATAAGAATGCGCCACCTTCGTGCTGGCAAACACACAAAAGAAGATGACACTCGCacgtaatttgatttttgattatttatttttaaactatttgttgttctaaatgtgtaaataacaaaatacaGCTGACAGTACTTTGATAACTTCAAGTTATTGCATGTTTAATCGCGTTTCGCTATTTTTGGtgcaataatgcaattaaaaacacacacaattcTTTTCGGCAAAATTTTCGATTTGCTTTGATTATAACGGCGCGCGTTTAATTcgtaattattttcaattcgtTTACTATTACTCGAATGACCGAGCGATAAATCTTTCACACAAGCGAAAAGTTCCAGCTGGTATGGCCACCGAACAACAACTGACGCAGCAAACAGAAACTGTTGGCGCTGCCACTGCTTCGCACGACGCTGCTGCTGCAGCGGCTATCGGCAATTGTTGTTTCTAGCTTTGGTTAAGGCCGCAACGCCGCTTGCTGGCTAGGTGGCTGGCTGTTGTGCCTCATGCAGCCACCGGCAGCTGTTTTTGCCCATTCGTTTGTCGTACGTTCGTATAACCACCCCCTCAGCGACACCATCACCCTCTTCCGTTTTGTTGAGTCTACGGTTGCTGGCACAGTGCACTGGGTGACCCGCAGCTGTGTGGGACTATAGGAAGCACTTGAAGAAACTGTTTTGTGAAACCCGTTTCCGCACACATATTGCATTGAAGTCAAATTCAACGTCTCAATAAGAATTGTGTCTGCTGCCTCACTCTGTGTTACTGCCGAGTGTGAAAGCAgagaattttaatgaatttattaacTTTCTCTGACATTAGTTTTTCTCTCGCGACGCTTTGTATTGCTCCAATCAGAACGCTTGAAAGCAACGTGCTAAACGCTGCTACCGTTGCTGCTGCTCTCTGTTTTGAATTTGGTTTCCGTTCACAGAGATGCCAAGTgacgttttattttaaattgtaaaattacaaaaataatttattattaatcaagaaatatttcatttcatgtgaataaaatatatttagaaaaaccacaacaacaaagaacaaataaaaatgtaccaGAATTTGCTGTCGACTtatagattatattatatacgtgATTTTGTTTCTCAAACTTTGCTTAAATCCTTATCAAGCTTACGGATTTGAAACTTTGTCAATCTTGCTCAAACGTTTATCAAGATTACAGTAGGAGGTTTATATctattgaattatttataagtaaacaaaaatgtttatttaacattttgacAATTTCTGAATCTTTCTTGAATGCTTGTCAACCTTACATTTGTCATACAACATAACGTATTTTGAAACACTTTCAATCTTGCTTGAATATGACAATTTATcgttttatattgaaattaaaaattttgacgtATGCCAATAATTAGTAGTAACAGAGCTGGCTGCCGTCTTCACAACAAAACTACATATGTAAACGAAATATAAGGCGCACAGAAtgtgaatatataatttttatatctaagaGTTTCGACAATTAAAACTGGCAAATACATCAAATCATTACACAATCCACAACCCACTTTCCGTATTGTCAAATTGACAGCAAATTTCCTAAATTCACCAACATCGTTCTTTCATTTTTCAATCGTTGAGCCGAATGTACGTGAAAATTGTAACAATtctaatttgttaaattttagtgctaaattataaatatagtatgaaatattcattataaaacaatatgcaatattaaattttatagtgAATAACAAATTACTAGCATTATTATTAAGATGTTAGCGATATTTCAAGATTTTCTAATTAACTTTTTACATGTCCACAATTTTAGCACTCGGTTAAAGAAGTGGAAAGATGGTCAACGGACGCATACCGTCTGTCTTCTCGAAGACATATGTGACACCACGTCGTCCTTATGAAAAAGCACGTTTGGATCAGGAGTTAAAAATCATTGGTGAATATGGTTTGCGCAACAAGCGTGAGGTCTGGCGTGTCAAGTACGCTTTGGCTAAAATCCGTAAAGCTGCTCGTGAGCTGTTGACTTTGGATGAGAAAGACGAGAAGAGATTGTTCCAAGGTAATTTACAGCGCAATATGAGCCAACTAATTGTTTAAAGTGATGATATGCAAATTTGACACTTCTTGTCTGAAGTAAATTTTGAcgataatattttattagctgaaaattatttgttgtaatCGTTATTTTGTAAGTAATAAGAAACTCTTAAATAATGTGAAATTTGTTTTGCAGGTAACGCTTTGTTGCGTCGTTTGGTACGTATTGGTGTATTGGATGAATCCCGCATGAAGCTCGATTACGTGTTGGGTTTGAAAATTGAGGATTTCTTGGAGCGTCGCTTGCAAACTCAAGTCTTCAAATTGGGGTTGGCCAAGTCCATTCATCATGCTCGCGTTCTCATCCGTCAAAGACACATTCGGTAAATATCTGCGATAGTATGCAACTGTTTTGGTCATTGGATTCATGAGAATTACAAAATATGTTCAGTAAGACCACTTGGGTGTCGAACAGCACAGTCTGTACCGGCTCTCAACGTCTTTTCACAATTAGtttgctttataaaaatatacttgtaaagtTTGAGCAAACTATCAATGCGTAAGTTACAAAAACTGAAcagctttatatataatatttcagcatataaatgtaatttatttgaGAATTACGATTGTTAATGACATGCTTTCTTTCGCTCATTCCTCTACAGCGTCCGCAGACAAGTGGTAAACATTCCATCGTTTGTCGTGCGTTTGGACTCGCAGAAACATATTGATTTCTCACTGAAATCGCCCTTCGGTGGTGGCCGTCCAGGTCGCGTGAAGAGGAAGAACATGAAGAAGAACCAAGGAGGCAGTGGTGCTGCTGCTGAAGAAGAGGAAGATTAAATTATTCTTTATTAAATTACACAAATTGTGTATGacaacatttaataaataatgtttCTCTTACTTCGAAGAAAAAAgatgtttgctttatttttacattaaagCCGGAGAGTGTGGACTCAACAGTTAAAAGTTTCGGGGTTaggataataaaattaatttaaatagaaaGGAAAACAAGAAGGAATgtaggaaatattaaaaataaagtatattcttaaaaatatttcacagcaacaaaattacataaaagatttgaaaaattcataatatattttagaaattttgtttggtgataattcgaaaataattagaaaataagtGGATTCAGTATATTTATAATTGGAAACTCGCAAAATATTGTAGGCAACTGAGAGTATTCATTACAAAAGCGCCGAGTACAGTTTTACAGCCCCATCCATTCACAAGAATGTAATCCATTAGCAATAGATAATTACGTTCAGGTGTAGATGTGGTTGACAAAGCAACTGACTTAAAAGCTTCAGGGTTTCTTCTTGATATGATTTATCCTAGAGATAGCGCCAGTCGCTCTGTTTGCCTTGAAGTATTCGTTTTCTTAAGTTGATTAGCCAACTCTTCTGTCTTGGGAAGATTGAACTTGATTCGGTTTACGTCGAGGAAAACCTGATTTGATTCCTTGTGGGGGTGGCGTTTGGGAAAACTGGTTTCAAGTCTTCATTATTGTTTGGACTTAGTGCGCCACCATTACCAATCGTGAAAATCAGTCAAATGGCTGGTTTTAAGAACAGTAGAATCAATTAAGGTATTACACAAAGTCGAATGCTATCCTTTAGGCGCTCGTCCACGTGCTCACGTTACACTTGATGCTTGTTGAAATATAATCTGTCTCATGGTATAATATGATACCCCTTTACGATGATCTGTATACTATAATAAGGC encodes:
- the RpS9 gene encoding small ribosomal subunit protein uS4 — protein: MVNGRIPSVFSKTYVTPRRPYEKARLDQELKIIGEYGLRNKREVWRVKYALAKIRKAARELLTLDEKDEKRLFQGNALLRRLVRIGVLDESRMKLDYVLGLKIEDFLERRLQTQVFKLGLAKSIHHARVLIRQRHIRVRRQVVNIPSFVVRLDSQKHIDFSLKSPFGGGRPGRVKRKNMKKNQGGSGAAAEEEED